In Drosophila yakuba strain Tai18E2 chromosome X, Prin_Dyak_Tai18E2_2.1, whole genome shotgun sequence, a single genomic region encodes these proteins:
- the LOC6525665 gene encoding uncharacterized protein LOC6525665, with protein MKVLNICLLVVASASFLLTTANANAVGAFEDFEAYTDAELEELYAAEMMAMEDELVDFEQFGFISSCRKVLVAGYKGINGTKCIIEEVANVLLTCTGYVDDLATCTGNIPKDVQAMLNNAKQMIVTSNKILNLRSDLCASKTTTTTTRGVVSSTKSFARCTLKAFCATMSLVRRMNTMIKQGAALPFNTSSCYVNATKKVVDGCNAFVPNINVCIASMT; from the exons ATGAAAGTGCTCAACATCTGCCTCCTGGTCGTGGCCTCCGCCAGCTTCCTCCTGACCACCGCCAAC GCCAATGCAGTGGGTGCCTTCGAGGACTTCGAGGCCTACACCGATGccgagctggaggagctctACGCCGCCGAGATGATGGCCATGGAGGATGAGCTCGTGGACTTCGAGCAGTTCGGCTTCATTTCGTCGTGCCGCAAGGTTTTGGTGGCTGGATACAAGGGCATCAACGGCACCAAGTGCATCATCGAGGAGGTGGCCAATGTGCTGCTCACCTGCACCGGTTACGTTGATGATTTGGCCACCTGCACCGGCAATATTCCCAAGGATGTGCAGGCCATGCTCAACAATGCCAAGCAAATGATCGTCACCAGCAACAAGATCCTCAACCTGAGGTCCGATCTGTGCGCCTCcaagaccaccaccaccaccaccagggGCGTCGTCTCCTCCACCAAGAGCTTCGCACGTTGCACCCTGAAGGCCTTCTGCGCCACCATGTCCCTGGTCCGCCGCATGAACACGATGATCAAGCAGGGCGCCGCTCTGCCCTTCAACACCTCCTCCTGCTACGTGAATGCCACCAAGAAGGTGGTCGATGGCTGCAACGCCTTCGTGCCCAACATCAATGTCTGCATCGCCAGCATGACATAA